In the genome of Anabaena cylindrica PCC 7122, the window AAAACGAATATTTTGACTCATATCAGCGAAGTATTGCAACCTTTTACACCACTTCAACCTAACTCTAATGTTGCTACACAACTAGCTAATGATCCAAGAGCTAACCCTGGTGCAACTTGGTTTGGTTTTGGGGGATTAATTAACGCCTTTAATCCTCCTGTTTTGGGACTGAATGAAGTAATTAAGTTATGGTTTGAAGTTGAAACTCCAAAACCTCAACTTTTGAATGGGCTGCAAATCCAGTTTGCCGGTGGTAGTGACGATCCTAGTCACGAAATTGAATTCTTTGCTCCAATAAATGACACAATCAGTGTTCCTGAACCAAGTGTAACACTATCAATTGTAGGGTTAGCTGGGCTGATGCTGCTAGGACATCGACGGAGTAAGTCTCTTGTTATAAAGAGTTCTAAATAAATAACAACTCAAAGCTGACTTTTAGGCAACATAAGCTTGAATCGTGCGATCGCCATCCTCAATATAAAACCAAGGAGTGAGATCGCCTGATTCACGCTGGGAGAAAGAAGAAAGCGATCGCTTATTACTTGATTTTTCCAACTAGGCACAATCTACTTAGATAACTGCAAAAATCAAACAAAGCTTGAAAACTCTTTTCAAATTTCGCTAAATCATATCTTCAATTCAGCAACGCCAAAATAAACTTTTCTGCTAGTGATTATTGGGGGAACAAAGCTATGGTCACTACTTTTTCATCATCTTTTAAAAGAGATACAAATAAAAATCAACTTTTTCTTTTACTACTACCCCTTAAGGTAGCAGTCATAGGTCTGTTTCTCAGTTCCCCAGTAAAAGCTACTTCCTTGTACCAAAGCGAAACCACAAATAATGTGATTTTATGGAACAATGTGGCACTACAGGCTGTACGCGACACACGCATGGGTCCGCCAATGACCGCGCGAGCGTTATCAATGGTGCAGACTGGCATCTATGATGCTTGGGCTGCTTATGATCCTTTAGCAGTTGGTACTATTGTTGGTAATGATCTGCAACGTCCCGACTTTGAAAATACCCTGGAAAATAAAAACAAGGCAATTAGCTATGCTGCTTATCGCACCCTATCAGACTTGTTTCCTTCCCAGGTAACTAAATTCAATAACGTCATGACCAGTCTGGGTTATGATTTCACGGACACTTCTACTGATACCACCAATGCTATTGGAATTGGCAACCTATCTGCCCAAGCATTACTTGGTTTTAGGCATAACGATGGGTCAAATCAGTTAGGAAATCTGAGTTCATCCGGTCTAGCCTATTCTGATTACACTGGGTATACATCAGTGAATGATCCGCTCAATATTAATAATCCAGATCGTTGGCAACCATTGCAGGTTTCTAATGGTAAAGGTGGTTTTGTTGTGCAAAAATATTTAGCTCCTCAGTGGGGCAATGTAACCCCTTTTGCGCTTCAATCTGGTTCTGAATTACGACCTACCACTGGACCGAAAACATTAGTTTCAGACCCAGAAGGGTATAAGGCACAAGCTCAAGAAATCCTCGATATCAGTGCTAATCTGACTGATGAGCAAAAGGTGATTGCTGAATACTGGGCTGATGGTCCAGCATCGGAAACACCACCAGGTCATTGGAATCTTTTTGCTCAGTTTGTATCTCAAAGAGACAATCACGATCTGGATACTGATGTCAAAATGTTTTTTGCTTTGGACAATGCCTTACTTGATGCCAGTATTGTTGCTTGGGATGCCAAAAGAGCTTTTGATTCGGTACGCCCAGTTACAGCAATTCATTATTTATATCAAGGTCAAAAGGTGAATGCTTGGGGTGGTCCAAATCAGGGTACACAGGAGATTAATGGCGAAGACTGGCAACCTTACCAAGCTACCACTTTTGTTACTCCTCCTTTTCCCGAATATGTATCAGGACATAGCACTTTTAGCGCTGCCGCAGCTGAGATATTGAAGCGGTTTAGTGGCAGTGATGCTTTCGATTTTTCCTATACACAACCAGCCGGAACTTCGTTTGTTGAAAACGGTCTTTTGACTGATATTACCCTGTCTTGGAATACTTTTTCGGAGGCTGCTGATCAAGCTGGTCTTTCTCGTCGTTACGGTGGTATCCATTTTGCAGATGGAGATTTAATGGGGCGGAGTTTGGGGCGACAAGTTGGAGGGCTAGTTTGGGCAAAGGCGCAGAGTTATATTTCACCAACAAGTGTTCCTGAACCTTCTGTGAATTTGAGTTTATTGGCTTTGGGGGTTTTAGGGGTAGGTTCGTGGTTAAAAAGGGTTTTTCAAAAAAACAATTTGATAATTAATCACAATTTCATCAGAGGATAAATTTGATATGTTTAAAATGAGTTTAATTCAATCCATTATCTTAGCAGCAGTTGGAATTTTCTCGATGACTGATGCACTTCCCGTACGTGCTGTATCTTTTTCTGATAATTTTGATGATGGAATTATAGATTCTAGGTACACAGCAATTGGTGATACTTCTTTTTCTGAAAGCTCTGGAAGGCTTTTAATTCCATTAATTAATCCAGGCGATGGAGTTAGTATCTCATTATCAGATTTAGGTTTTTTAGCTGATTGTTTCAAAATAAAATTTGATACTATAGACTTCTTAGCAGGACAAGGGGTAAAAATAGACCTATTCGCTGATAATCAACTTAATAATAGTCAAACTAATTTTTTTAGTATTTCTATTGTAAGAGATGTAGTACCAGATGATAGTCTAGATGTTTCTCGTCATGATATTACTAACTTAGATCCAATGACTCTCACTAGCGATAGGAAAAAATGTGTTTTAAATATTACTGTAAAATTACCATCAGGGACACAAAGTATTATACAACCATCATTTCCTTGCATATTAAATTGGAGCAATACTTTTCAAGCTGATTGGACAGATTCTATTCTATTTGACGGCAATTTTAGATGGCGTTATGATGGTTTTGGAAGAGGTAATGAAGAACAAAAATATGTCCTCAGTATTCTTAATAGTGAGCAATTAAATTTTGATCGCACTATAAATAAGACAATAAGCCGTGTGAATGTGACTTATGTATCGGTTCTTCCTAGAGATCCGCTACTCTCAATAGAATCAGTGGAAGCTGAAGATATTCATCCAATTCCTGAACCTTCCTCAGTATTAAGTTTAATCATTCTTGGTACAATAGGCGCAGGTTTACGCCTCAAGCACAAACTTAATTTCTCTAAATCCACTGAAAAAGACCCAGAAAAAGTCTGCTAAAAAACATCAAGAATAACACCGTAACAACCCTTTCATTAACTCCATTACAGGAGTTATTTTTTGCTAAACTTCAAAAATCTCATGGTTCATGAGATCAAATCTGGTTGAAATAAATATCTTAATATTCGCAACGAGATTAAACCACTCCTAGAGCGACTTCAACAAGGAGAAATACTTGCTGCTACTGCCAAAAATCAGTAACTTCATATCCCAATTACCCTATCATCTGTCGAAATAGGGGTAAACTTAAACCAATCACATTACTATGACAACCTTCAATTTTTTCCACAAATAAACTTCCAAACCCTTCTAAAGCAAAAGCTCCTGCACATTGCAAAGGTTCACCAGTATTAACATAAGCTTGAATTGCCCGATCGCTCATCCTTAATCTAAAATCAGGGAGTGCGATCGCTCTTAATTTAATCAACTATTCTCCAGATACTTCCCTCTCCAGCACTTCCTGTAGATGTGGAACTAATGAAGGTAAATCATTTTGAATAGTTTCCCAAACTCTATTCAAATCAACTTGAAAATATTCCTGAGTTACCACATTTCTCATCCCTCCCATCAAACGCCAAGGTATGAGAGGATAGCGTGACTGGATTTCATTAGGTATATTTCTACTAGCTTCTCCAATCACGACAAAATCGTAGAGAACAGCTTTGACAAGCGTTTGATTTTTAGCAAATTACTCAAACGTGACATCTGTGATACGTTGCTCAATTTCAGCTATAGATGCCACAATATCTTGAATGCGAAACCGCCAATCTCTAGAAGGCACGAATAATATCCTTGAGTACAGGTCTTCGTAAATGTTCTCTCAAAGCATCCTCAGTTCCCAAATCTACAGAACATCCCAAAATATCTTCTAAATAATACTGCACTTGCAAAAGTTGAAACAACCCACCTGGTTGATTAAAATCCACTAAAAAGTCTACATCACTATCTGGACGAGCTTCATCCCGTGCCACTGAACCAAATAAATTAAGGGATTTTACTCCTAGGTTCTGCAATTTTTCTCGATGTATAGCTAAAATTGCCAGTACCTCATCTCTTTTCATGGTTTTTCCCTAAAACACATTCAATATTATAGTTTCTCTTGATCTGCTATCCCCAAAAATCCGTCACTTCATACCCCAATTCCCCTATCATCTGTCGGAGTAATGGCAAACTCAAGCCAATTACATTACTGTGACAACCCTCAATTTTTTCCACGAACAAACTACCAAATCCTTCAATAGCAAAGGCTCCAGCACATTTAAGTGGTTCACCTGTAGCCACATAAGCTTGAATTGCGCGATCGCTCATCTTCCCAAAGAAAACTCTAGTAACTTGACACTTGACAACACTCCGATTTTGTGTAGTGTCAATCAAAACATGACCAGTATACAAATCACCAAAATTACCTTGCATTAATTGCCAACGAGCGATCGCTTCCTCCGCATCTGCCGGTTTGCCATAAATCTCTCCATTCATAGCTAAAACCGAATCACAGCCCATAATCAACGCTGATGCAAACTGCGAAACTACAGTTTCTGCCTTACACTGAGCCAGAGTTTGTACCAATTGGGCAGGATCACTAAGTTGAATTTGTGACTCATCAAAATCACTAGGACAAACTCTTGGTTCAATTCCCACAGTTTGCAGCAAGCGACGACGTGCTGGAGAAGCAGAAGCAAGTATAAATTCAGGAATGGTCATAGTCAAAAAAATGGAGAGAATTGCTAATTAGGTAATATAGCGGTATGCATTTGAATGAAATACATCATAGCCCCCTCATCGCTTGCGGGGAGGGGGTTGGGGTTGGGGTTCTTGTATCTCACTCAACCGAGAACCGCTATAGTTAATAGTTAATAGTTAATTGATAATTATTCACTAGAAAACTCTGTACCCAATCCCCAGTTCCCAGTTATATTAGTTAATACACCGTAAAAGAATTGACAATTTCATCAATCATGCGTTGCAGTTTTTGCCAACGTCTCTCCGGGACTGAAGCATTAAAGGTAAAAAGCTTACCACGACTCACAGCGACACTAGAAATATTGTGTCTTTGTTGTCCATTAGGGAGTTGCACCTCATACTCTAAGAGGTAGTATATTTTACCATTAGATTCTTTTTGAACCGCGTTGGTTAATTCGGCTTTACGTCCAGAATCTACAGGAGCAAGAGCAGCCTTACCTAACTTATATCCCACTTCTGTCGGAGTCCCCAACTCTGCCAAATTTTTCCCTGCGGGAACAGGACTAATTACCACAGATACATTTTCTGAAATCTCGATTAAATCATGGAAAACTACATCAGGCCCGTTGGCAACTTTAACTTGCAACCACCCATTAGGATATAAAAACTGATAACCATCAGCACTATCTACAAAGCTTTTGAATCCAGCAGCAGCCGCTACATCAGAGTTACTGAAACTGAAGCTAAACACTAATAAGAAAATTAAAGCAATTTTTTTCCACATTTATCAAAATTCCTTTAGACCCAAAGCAATAATATAAGACAAGCGTTATTACACCGTCCTATTCTCCCATTAATGGGTACGCTTTGGGATATAGAGAGAATCTTCATAGCGATGCCTGTAGAGGACGTAGGCATCGTTATACCTCAATTGAACCTTTTTGAACTGGATAGTTATTTTCGCCACAATACGCTAGTCAGATTGAACCGAAGATCATAGACATTCAACGTGATACATTCTCTGTAAGCATTCAATAGTGCCTTCTATTTCTATTTAATTGATTTTTCAGGAGTTGAGGAAATGACCGTAGCAGCAGATCCAGTGAAATTGATGAAGCAAGAAGTTGGTAAAGCCGCAGCCGCCCTGGTAAAATCAGGTTCTATTGTGGGGTTGGGTACAGGTTCAACTACAGCATACACAATTCAGTTTTTAGGCGATCGCCTCCAGTCTGGTGAAATTAAAGATATCGTCGGTATCCCCACCTCGTTTCAGTCGGAAGTTCTAGCAAAACAGTACGGTGTTCCCCTCACCACTTTAGATGCTATTGACCACATTGATATTGCCATTGATGGTGCGGATGAGGTCGATCCCTACAAAAATTTGATCAAAGGTGGTGGTGCAGCACATACCCGCGAAAAAGTTGTAGATTATCTAGCAGAGCAATTCATAGTTGTAGTCGATAGTGGCAAATTAGTAGACCGCTTGGGTTCTAGTTTTGCTGTACCAGTAGAAGTAATACCAATGGCCATCACCCCTGTACTTAATGCCATTAAGAAACTCGGTGGTAAGCCTGAATTGCGTATGGGTGTCAAAAAAGCAGGCCCAGTCATCACCGATCAAGGTAACATGGTCGTAGATGTCAGATTTGACTCGATTCCAGATCCAGCGAATTTAGAAATCACACTCAATAACATTCCTGGTGTTTTGGAAAATGGCATCTTCGTCAATTGTGTGGATTTAGTTCTGATTGGTGAAGTTATAGATGGTAAACCTGTTGTTCGGCAAATGTAGTTAGCAATTACAGGTAAAAAAATCTAAAATCAAAGGGTGTGTTAACCACAATAGCAAAAACGTAAGTTAGCTATATCGTGAAGTAATGCACCCTAAAATTTTATGAATAATTGGACTAAGTTATACTTGTAAATATTCATAATCTAAAATCTAAAATTACACGATGCTATATAAAAGATTCGGACGCACAGAATTACAAATGCCCGTTTTTTCCTGTGGGGGAATGCGATATCAGTTCAAATGGCAAGATGTTCCACTAGATGAGATTCCAGCAGATCAACAAGAAAACTTAGAAGCAACAATTCATCGTGCCGTAGAACTAGGAATCAATCACATTGAAACTGCCCGTGGTTATGGAACTTCAGAAATGCAGTTAGGAAAAATACTGCCTAAATTTTTCCGTGAAAAGTTGATTGTACAAACAAAAGTCTCTCCTGTAGCAGATGCGAAAAAATTCCGAGAAAAATTTGAAAAATCTCTGGCATATCTTCAATTAGATTATGTTGATTTGCTGGGTTTACATGGTATCAATCATGCGGAATCTTTTGACTATAGCCTGAATCCTGGAGGTTGTTTAGAAGTAGCAAAGCAGTTACAAGCAGAAGGAAAAGTGAGATTTATTGGTTTTTCTACTCATGGACCAACAAATATAATTACAAAAGCGATTAATACCAATCAATTTGATTATGTTAATTTGCACTGGTACTACATCAATCAATGGAATTGGTCAGCAATTGAAGCTGCTAATCGGCTAGATATGGGAGTGTTTATTATTAGTCCATCTAATAAAGGAGGCTTGTTATATCAACCATCAGAAAAATTAGTTAATTTGTGTTATCCATTGAGTCCAATGGTATTTAATGATTTATTTTGTTTGAGTCATCCTCAAGTGCATACCTTAAGTATAGGGGCAGCAAAACCTCAAGATTTTGATGAACATTTAAAAACTTTAGAATTATTAGATAATGCAGATAAAATTTTACCACCAATTCTAGCTCGGTTAGAATCAGAAGCTATAAAAACTTTAGGAGAAGATTGGGTAAAAAATTGGGAAACTAATTTACCAACTTGGGAAAAAACACCAGGACAGATGAATATCAAGACCGTTTTGTGGTTATTAAATTTAGCTTTAGCCTATGACATGATAGAATACAGCAAAATGCGCTACAACCTCTTAGGTAATGGTAGTTCTTGGTTTCCAGGTAATAAAGCAGATAAGTTAGCAGAACTAGATTTAAAAGAATGTCTTGTTAATAGTCCTCAAAGACAGAAAATACCCCAGATGTTAGCAAAAGCCCATGAAATGTTAGCAGGTGCAGAAGTGAAACGTTTATCTCAAAGTTGAATTTTATTAAAAATCTTCTTGTAAGAATTCAGGAGTCAGGAGTTAGGAGTTAGGAGTTCGGAGTTAGGAGTTAGGAGTTAGGAGTTAGGAGTTCGGAGTTCGGAGAAAGAGGGAAGAAGGAAGAAGGAAGAAGGAAGAAGGAAGAATAATATTTTTCTCTACTGTTAAAAGTTCCCTGCTATAAGTACCTGGGCAAAATTAATTTAACATTTTTGTTTGATCCAAAAATCTCTGTATTCCTTATCTGTTACCTCTTCTGTCTCCCAAATATAAAATTTATTTTGCACGACTACTTATCAAACATTCTCTATCCTAAATACTTACATAAATTCTAATTTTGCATTTTTACGAAATTAATCTATTTGATTACCCATTACTAATTTCTCAATTTGATTCTTCATCAGCTTCTGCACACTCACTAAGGCTCGATTTAACTCGTAATTCCGTATTTCTGGATTCTGTAAATAAGCTTGCTGTTCTTCTTCAATCATTTTGACATCTTGTATCACCAAACCATCAAGTAATTTTTGGGCTGCACCAAATAAGCTATTTTTGATAAACCGTCGAAACCATACTGGTAATTTATGTAGTCTCCAAAAGGCGTTAAGTGATGTGAAGTGAATTAAATAGGCTTTTGTTTGTGTCTCATTTACAGGACATAATAAACAGTAAATTTTAAAATCATTACCCAAGGTAGATACCCAATGGGGATAAATATAACTGACATTTAAGGGTTCAGGATGTAAGCGTCGCAATGCTGGAAAAAATAATTGTGATATCGACCAAATTTTATCTATTTTATAATAGCTTTGGGCTGTATAATGGGCATTAACACGATTGTCATCCTCATCAATATTTTGTAATGCTGCTTCTGCCCAGGCTTGTAAATCTTGATGCAAATGACCGTGATACATATCCATCAAGTTTTCAATTAAATATGAATAATGGGCTTGAGTATTAATTACGGAAACTGTAGCGATATAATTTAAATGTTCCCATTCTGGTAAACCCATTGGTTCTATAGATGGTTCTATATCTGAGGGAAATAACCAAATAAAACCATCTTGTTCTTTAACTGGATAATGGCGAATTTGGCAAGTCGGTAATTTTTGATTTGCGGCTAGGTAGGGAACTGCTACACATTCACCGTTACTATTAAAGCGCCAACCATGATAATTACATTCTAATTGATTGCCTTTGACTTGCCCGTGACTAAGCTGAACTTGACGATGAGGACAGCGGTCTTCTAAGGCATGGACTTTTCCGGTATGATCTCGATAGAGTGCGATCGCTTGTTTCCAAATTATTACACCTAAAGGTTTATTAGTAACTTCACTACTGCGTGCCACTACGTACCAATGATTGGGATTAATCCCGATTTTTCGCACACTAGTTTGTAGAACTGAAGGAAAAGGAGAAGTAGTTTCAGGAATTATTTGCTGCATAAGATGTTAAAATTCAGCGGTGCTTAAAGTTATATAGTAAGTAATTTGTATTTACAGTTATATATTCTTTTTATACCAAATTATCGATTTTTTGGAAAGTAAAGGGCAGCAGGAAAAAGTTAATGTGTGATTATTCTCTCTGTTAAGAGTTCCCTGTTAAGAGTTCCCTAATGTACATTAAAGCAGTAACCATATTGAGGAATAAATCTGTATGACAAGCTACCAAGAAACCCTAACTCCCGATGAATTCATTGATGAACTCATTAGTGAAACAACTGCTCTTAATCATGTACAAGTGATTCAAAGCGTGATCGGCACCTTGGAACAAGATAACAGTGCTATGGTTAGCCATACACCAGAGGGTGCGTATCTATGGAAATTTAAATATGGCAGTGTAGAAGTATTTGTACAACTCACGGGTTCGAGTGATGAAGATACAATTACAGTTTGGTCTGCGGTACTGAATTTACCCGCTAAAGATGAAACCAAATTGATGCGTTATCTGTTAGAATTGAACTTTACTAGTACCTTTGAAGCTCGTTTTGGAATTATCGACAATCAAGTGGTTGTAATTTCATCACGGACTTTAGCAGAGTTGTCACCTAGCGAAGTTTCCCGTATAATTACCATAGTTGCTACCATTGCCGATAATAATGATGAAGCTTTAGCAGCTGAGTATGGTTTGGCATAATAGGTACATTTAGATTTTGGATTTGAGATTGAAGTCTACTGCATCGGATGCAAAATAAGCAGGTTTGGCGACTAATTCCTTTAATAGCAACTACTGGTAATTTACAAATGGCAATTGACCATTGGTTGTTAGAACAGCACGAGTCAGGAAATCATCCTTCAACTCTGCGGTTTTATACTTGGTCGCCAGCCGCAATTTCCCTAGGATATCATCAAAAACAATACCCTGAATATTGGCAAAATTTAACTTGGCAAGGTGAAAAACTAGATTTAGTACGTCGTCCTAGTGGTGGGAGGGCTGTGTTACACCAAGGTGATTTGACTTATGCTGTAGTGACATCGGAAATTAAGGGAAGTCGTCTCCAGGTGTATGGAAAGATTTGTGAGTTTTTGATTGCCGGCTGGCGATCGCTTGGTTTAGAGTTAAATTATGGTCAAGCTGGGCGTGGTTATATCCACAACCCTAACTGTTTTGGAACTGCGACAGGTGCAGACTTAATTTTAGCAGATGGTAGTAAACTGATTGGTAGCGCCCAACTGCGACGAGGTGAGGCGATTTTACAGCATGGTTCTATCCTGTTACACCCAGACGCAGATTTATTTAAACAAGTATTTGGTAAAGATGCTTTTACCCCAGTTCAACTTCCTCAAAATCTCAGTCTGGAAACACTGATAGAAGCTTTGATTGTTGCGGCTTGTGATTGTTTTCATATGCAGATAGAAGTACAACCGCTTTCTGAAACTGAGTGGGAAGCAATTTTGACACAGCCTATACTAAAATGATTGGGAATTTTACTTTCAAACGCGGAGGTTCGCTGAGGTAAACGCAAAGTGACGCAGAGTTTTTATTTAAGTTTTCGTTTTGAATTTGTGACTCAATAGAAAAGCGTCTGGGAGTGTTACCGTGTTTCCACCCCAAACGCTTTTCTTTGAAACTTGCTCCTCACACCCCATATTTATATCATTGGTTAAATTAAATAGCAAGTACTTAACTAAAAATTTTATATTAATAATTTAAATATCTGGACTGAGGCAAAAATAAAAAACGCCTGGGAGTGTTGCCGTGTTTCCACCCCAAGCATTTTTTGTTTCAACTTACTCCTCACACAAGAGTTAAATTATCATTGCTGAATTAAAAAACAAGTATCTTAAGTGCCACTTTCGTAACTGCACCAGGAGGTTATTTTTTACACGCTCAATAAA includes:
- the psbP gene encoding photosystem II reaction center PsbP codes for the protein MWKKIALIFLLVFSFSFSNSDVAAAAGFKSFVDSADGYQFLYPNGWLQVKVANGPDVVFHDLIEISENVSVVISPVPAGKNLAELGTPTEVGYKLGKAALAPVDSGRKAELTNAVQKESNGKIYYLLEYEVQLPNGQQRHNISSVAVSRGKLFTFNASVPERRWQKLQRMIDEIVNSFTVY
- a CDS encoding lipoate--protein ligase family protein; its protein translation is MQNKQVWRLIPLIATTGNLQMAIDHWLLEQHESGNHPSTLRFYTWSPAAISLGYHQKQYPEYWQNLTWQGEKLDLVRRPSGGRAVLHQGDLTYAVVTSEIKGSRLQVYGKICEFLIAGWRSLGLELNYGQAGRGYIHNPNCFGTATGADLILADGSKLIGSAQLRRGEAILQHGSILLHPDADLFKQVFGKDAFTPVQLPQNLSLETLIEALIVAACDCFHMQIEVQPLSETEWEAILTQPILK
- the rpiA gene encoding ribose-5-phosphate isomerase RpiA; amino-acid sequence: MTVAADPVKLMKQEVGKAAAALVKSGSIVGLGTGSTTAYTIQFLGDRLQSGEIKDIVGIPTSFQSEVLAKQYGVPLTTLDAIDHIDIAIDGADEVDPYKNLIKGGGAAHTREKVVDYLAEQFIVVVDSGKLVDRLGSSFAVPVEVIPMAITPVLNAIKKLGGKPELRMGVKKAGPVITDQGNMVVDVRFDSIPDPANLEITLNNIPGVLENGIFVNCVDLVLIGEVIDGKPVVRQM
- a CDS encoding nucleotidyltransferase family protein, encoding MKRDEVLAILAIHREKLQNLGVKSLNLFGSVARDEARPDSDVDFLVDFNQPGGLFQLLQVQYYLEDILGCSVDLGTEDALREHLRRPVLKDIIRAF
- a CDS encoding Maf family protein yields the protein MTIPEFILASASPARRRLLQTVGIEPRVCPSDFDESQIQLSDPAQLVQTLAQCKAETVVSQFASALIMGCDSVLAMNGEIYGKPADAEEAIARWQLMQGNFGDLYTGHVLIDTTQNRSVVKCQVTRVFFGKMSDRAIQAYVATGEPLKCAGAFAIEGFGSLFVEKIEGCHSNVIGLSLPLLRQMIGELGYEVTDFWG
- a CDS encoding YbjN domain-containing protein, which codes for MTSYQETLTPDEFIDELISETTALNHVQVIQSVIGTLEQDNSAMVSHTPEGAYLWKFKYGSVEVFVQLTGSSDEDTITVWSAVLNLPAKDETKLMRYLLELNFTSTFEARFGIIDNQVVVISSRTLAELSPSEVSRIITIVATIADNNDEALAAEYGLA
- a CDS encoding PEP-CTERM sorting domain-containing protein (PEP-CTERM proteins occur, often in large numbers, in the proteomes of bacteria that also encode an exosortase, a predicted intramembrane cysteine proteinase. The presence of a PEP-CTERM domain at a protein's C-terminus predicts cleavage within the sorting domain, followed by covalent anchoring to some some component of the (usually Gram-negative) cell surface. Many PEP-CTERM proteins exhibit an unusual sequence composition that includes large numbers of potential glycosylation sites. Expression of one such protein has been shown restore the ability of a bacterium to form floc, a type of biofilm.); the protein is MFKMSLIQSIILAAVGIFSMTDALPVRAVSFSDNFDDGIIDSRYTAIGDTSFSESSGRLLIPLINPGDGVSISLSDLGFLADCFKIKFDTIDFLAGQGVKIDLFADNQLNNSQTNFFSISIVRDVVPDDSLDVSRHDITNLDPMTLTSDRKKCVLNITVKLPSGTQSIIQPSFPCILNWSNTFQADWTDSILFDGNFRWRYDGFGRGNEEQKYVLSILNSEQLNFDRTINKTISRVNVTYVSVLPRDPLLSIESVEAEDIHPIPEPSSVLSLIILGTIGAGLRLKHKLNFSKSTEKDPEKVC
- a CDS encoding aromatic ring-hydroxylating oxygenase subunit alpha, whose product is MQQIIPETTSPFPSVLQTSVRKIGINPNHWYVVARSSEVTNKPLGVIIWKQAIALYRDHTGKVHALEDRCPHRQVQLSHGQVKGNQLECNYHGWRFNSNGECVAVPYLAANQKLPTCQIRHYPVKEQDGFIWLFPSDIEPSIEPMGLPEWEHLNYIATVSVINTQAHYSYLIENLMDMYHGHLHQDLQAWAEAALQNIDEDDNRVNAHYTAQSYYKIDKIWSISQLFFPALRRLHPEPLNVSYIYPHWVSTLGNDFKIYCLLCPVNETQTKAYLIHFTSLNAFWRLHKLPVWFRRFIKNSLFGAAQKLLDGLVIQDVKMIEEEQQAYLQNPEIRNYELNRALVSVQKLMKNQIEKLVMGNQID
- a CDS encoding vanadium-dependent haloperoxidase, with the translated sequence MVTTFSSSFKRDTNKNQLFLLLLPLKVAVIGLFLSSPVKATSLYQSETTNNVILWNNVALQAVRDTRMGPPMTARALSMVQTGIYDAWAAYDPLAVGTIVGNDLQRPDFENTLENKNKAISYAAYRTLSDLFPSQVTKFNNVMTSLGYDFTDTSTDTTNAIGIGNLSAQALLGFRHNDGSNQLGNLSSSGLAYSDYTGYTSVNDPLNINNPDRWQPLQVSNGKGGFVVQKYLAPQWGNVTPFALQSGSELRPTTGPKTLVSDPEGYKAQAQEILDISANLTDEQKVIAEYWADGPASETPPGHWNLFAQFVSQRDNHDLDTDVKMFFALDNALLDASIVAWDAKRAFDSVRPVTAIHYLYQGQKVNAWGGPNQGTQEINGEDWQPYQATTFVTPPFPEYVSGHSTFSAAAAEILKRFSGSDAFDFSYTQPAGTSFVENGLLTDITLSWNTFSEAADQAGLSRRYGGIHFADGDLMGRSLGRQVGGLVWAKAQSYISPTSVPEPSVNLSLLALGVLGVGSWLKRVFQKNNLIINHNFIRG
- a CDS encoding aldo/keto reductase; amino-acid sequence: MLYKRFGRTELQMPVFSCGGMRYQFKWQDVPLDEIPADQQENLEATIHRAVELGINHIETARGYGTSEMQLGKILPKFFREKLIVQTKVSPVADAKKFREKFEKSLAYLQLDYVDLLGLHGINHAESFDYSLNPGGCLEVAKQLQAEGKVRFIGFSTHGPTNIITKAINTNQFDYVNLHWYYINQWNWSAIEAANRLDMGVFIISPSNKGGLLYQPSEKLVNLCYPLSPMVFNDLFCLSHPQVHTLSIGAAKPQDFDEHLKTLELLDNADKILPPILARLESEAIKTLGEDWVKNWETNLPTWEKTPGQMNIKTVLWLLNLALAYDMIEYSKMRYNLLGNGSSWFPGNKADKLAELDLKECLVNSPQRQKIPQMLAKAHEMLAGAEVKRLSQS